The sequence TTCGAGTTAAGTTTGATACTTCCGAAGAGAAAAAGCTCAAGTTTGTAGGAATTGCTGCCGGCGCTTATCATAGTCTGGCTCTCGCAGGTTCATTTATGCTTCTGCCTGGtttataatattcattttttttgcCTGCTGTATCTTAGAGCTGAAATTGAAATGGTACTTTAATTGATGTTTATAGAGTTTGTCTGGTAAGGTTTTgtgttgtttttcttcttcaaaaCGAGACAAATAATGGCTCTTAGCTTGTAAGAGTAAGGTCTGAATAGAATCTATATCTTAGGCGTTTTACTGAAGAGAAATCAGATAATCTGTAGCTTGTAGAGTTGTGGTATTATTTGTTTGCTTCACTTAATGAGTGCTGAATATATGTTTTCTGTTTTCTAATTATAAAAGCATTGCACTTCAGAAATATTAGTCCTTTTGCTTCTTTATGTAACAAATTGTATTTCTGCGTAATTCTATTGATTGACAAACTGTCTATTTATACAGAGTACAGTTATAGTTGTATTCAATGACTAGTGTAGAGATTGGCCTAGATATCAGGAACTAACAGAAAGATACAAGGTTATCTATAATATATTCTCTAATACACCCCGTAGTTGAAAGGTTCGGAGGCCGAACATTGAGACTAGTCCGGAAATCTTCGAAGAGCGGTGATGGCAAccctttggtgaagatgtcggcTATCTGATACCGAGAGGGGACGTGTAGAACACGGACTTCACCCTTAGCTACCCGTTCGCGAACGAAGTGGATGTCCATCTCAACATGTTTGGTGCGATGGTGTTGTACTGGATTGCCACTGAGATATACAGCACTCACATTGTCACAATAGACCAAAGTggattttacaattggacaccCTAATTCAAGAAGTAAATTGCGGATCCAGCAGGTCTCAGATACAACATTTGCAACTCCAcggtactcagcttcagcgctGGACCTTGACAGTGTGGGCTGTCGTTTGGCGGACCAAGAAATGAGACTGTCTCCGAGGAAGACACAGTAACCAGAAGTTGATCGGCGGGTATCTGGACAGCCTGCCCAATCAGCATCGGTGTACGAAGTGAGTTGAGTAGGAGATGATGCTAGCAGTGTAAGACCCATATCAAGTGTACCATGAACATACCGTAGGATGCGCTTAAGAGCGGCCATGTGTGATGTTTTGGGATCGTGCATGAACAAGCAAACCTGTTGTACTGCATAAGAGATGTCTGGTCTAGTCAGGGTCAGGTACTGAAGCGCTCCAGCAGTGGGGTCGTGGTAGGCGGATCCAGATGAGATGCTGAGCTTTTGTTTGGTATCCACTGGAGTGTTAGCCGCGTTACAGGAGCTGAGGCCGGCTTTCTCAATAATTTCGgatgcatatttcttttgagaGAGGAATAGTGAACCTGGGGATCGAGTGACTGAAATTCCCAAGAAATAATGTAGCggacccaagtctttcattgcaaattcaGAGTTTAACTGAGACAGGATAGATGTCTGAACGATATCGGAAGAAGTAACCAGAACAATGTCGTCTACATATAGAAGAATGTAAGCAGTATCTGTACCTTGTCTATATACGAACAAGGAGTTGTCTGAAATGCTGTTGACAAATCCCACTTTGATGACAAAATTGGCGAAACGCTGATACCAGGCTCGAGGAGCCTGCTTAAGACCATAGAGAGATTTACGAAGTAAACAGACATGATCAGGATAGAGAGAGTCCCGGAAGCCCAATGGCTGATGCATATATACAGTTTCAGTGAGGTCGCCATGAAGGAAAGCATTCTTGACATCCAATTGTCGAAGATTCCAATTTTTGGAAAGTGCTATACTGAGAACAGCCCTGATTGTTGCTGGTTTCACCACAGGGCTAAATGTTTCACCACAATCAACCACAACTAACTGTCCGGATCCATTTCCAACCAATCGAGCTTTGTATCGCTCAAAGGAGCCATCTGCATGtgttttgtgcctgaaaatccaccaactacgaataatATTAGCATTTTTGGGACGGGGTACgagtacccacgtcttattttgaattaaagccTCAAATTCATCAGTCATGGCCTGTGACCAATTTGGATCACTTAATGCAAGGGATGGTGATTTAGGAACTGGAGATATGACTGTTTGTTTGGAGGCGGAGAGGTTAAGCATACGACGTGGTTTACGGATACCATTTTGGGCTCGTGTGGTCATGGTATGGCTGGTGGGATTTAATTGGTGGGGTGTTGCTGTATCACGTCGAGTAATGGAGGCAAGGGGGGATGTCGAAGTTGGAGATTCGGAGTTAGACATGGACGAGGAGGGAGACGCGGTGGAGGAGAGTGACGGAAGGGACGATCCTGTTTTGGAGGGCGATGGTGACGACGACTCGGATTGAGAGGACGACGGGGAGGAAGACATGGGACACGACGGGACTGACTGAGATTGACGATTTGGACTGTAAGAGACGGACGACGAGACCGGGATAGGTGACAGGGAGATCGGTGATAGGCCTGGAGTTAGGCAATCGTCGACGACGGAAGGTGTCAGGACAGGAGACGCGCAAGTGTTTGACTGTGAGCAGAAAGGGAATTTTGATTCGTCAAAGACGACGTGTCGAGAAATGATTAATTTGTTTTTAGATAGGTCGAAGCACTTGTATCCTCGGTGATTAGATGGATAACCAAGAAAGACACAAGGGAATGAGCGAGCCTCTAGTTTGTGACGCGACACGGAGGGGATTAGGGGAAAACATAGACACCCAAAAATACGTAAGTGAGAGTAATTCGGTTCCCGTTGGTAAAGAATCTTAGTGGGAGATTCGTATCCTAATATTTTATGAGGATATATATTGAGAATGTATGTTGCTAATTCAAGGGCGTGATGCCAAAGTTTAAAGGGGACGGAGGCGTGGTTCATGACGGTTCGAATGAGATTGTTGACTGTGCGAATTGTACGTTCAGATTTCCCATTTTGGGGAGAGGTGTATGGGCATGAGAATCGAAATTGCATGCCGCGTGTGAGACAGAATTGACGAaaagagttattattaaattCTCCCCCGTTATCGCACTGAAAAACCTTAATGTCGCGTTCAAATTGTGTGCGAATAAAGGAACGGAAGGTAAGAAAAACATTGTAAACTTGTGATTTATGTGCTAATGGGAACGTCCAAAGAAAATTAGTGTAATTATCCAGGAACAACACATAGTAACGATGACCACTAGAACTCATGACCGGAGATGTCCATATATCACTATGAATTAAATCAAAAGGCATCCACGCAGAATTGTTGGAGGACTGAAACGGTaattttacttgttttccaTTGATGCATGAGGAACAAACAGAATTATCCATAACTTTATTACATGAGATAGCATTTTTATTGAGCAAGGCATTCAAAACAGGAAGCCCTGGATGTCCTAATCTACTATGCCAAACATTGGCAGACAAAACAGTAAAAACGGAAGGAGAAGACGGTGACGAGTGATGACTAGACACGACTGGATATAGGTCCCCGGTACTGTTACATCTCATGATATGATTGCCCGTctgtaaatccttcacagaaaaaccGAAAGGGTCAAATTCGACAGAAACTTGGTTATCTTTAGTGAATTGACGAACAGAGATAAGATTTTTTATAAGTTTAGGAGCATGCAAGACATTATTTAAATGCAAAGGTTGAGTTTTAGTTTCTAGGATTGCATTACCAGATCCACAAACAGGTACACAGTGACCATTACCAACAATAATGTTTTCATTGAGGCtagaattaaaataagaagtgAGTGTACCTTGTTGAGCTGTCATGTGAGAGGTGGCGCCGGTGTCCATATGCCACTGATCCGAAGGTGGTGCAATAGACATGGTATGCATGGCTTCTGCGATGTCAGTAGGAGTGTAGGACGGAGTGATCATACTGAGATGTGCTTGTGGTGTATTTGGGCGGGGACCTAGAATGCCTGATTGATGTTGTGGTCGACCTGAAGGGGACTGAGTTGGCCAATTGTTTGTCGGATAAGGGCAAGGAGGTGCCGCCCACGGTTGTTGTGGAGCCAAAGGGAGTGAATAACCCCATGGGAGGTTGTATGGTGTCCGATAGGAGGGGGAGCCGGAGTAGCGCGGACCACCGCGATTGTAACCTCTGCCGCGATAATGGTGTCGGCTGCCGTGTCGTCCCCCGCGGTTTTGGTGATGAGGGCGAGGGAGTGCTGGGCGCGCGAGTGGAAAGTAGGCTGGTGAATTTGCGGATTCGGCACTGGTGGCGGTTAGAGCAACAGGATCGGACGGTGGTGTGGTCTTACGGGAGCGGGCTGTTTCTTCTAATATGAGCATAGAGCGAGCCTTTTGGAAGGAGGGAAGGGGGTCCCCGTGTCTGATCTGAGTCCCAACAGTATCGTAAGCATCAGTCAAACCAGAAATAAGTTGTAAGACTATTTGATCATTGGTGACAGGGCGATCCACATTAGACAATTGATCAGATAGGGATTTGAGTTGTTGGCAATAGGAGGAGATGTCAGAGAAACTGTCGAGCTTGAGCTTGGAGAACTCTTGTTGAAGAAACAGAGCCCGAGAGTGTTTGTTGTCAGAAAAAATTTCCTGTAATTGAGTCCAGGCCCTGGCTGCCGTGGAATCGGCTACAATTATGGTATTCAAGAGGTCAAGAGAGATTGTACTGTATATCCATTGTAGAACAACAGCGTCAATACGGGTCCAAAGGTCGGGGTTCGATTGTTTGAGGGTTGGGGTGTTGGGAGGAGGCAAGATGTGATCAAGAACCTGGAAAGCCGTAGCGTGAAGTTTGAATAGGGCAGCCCATGTGGGATATTGGCCTTTCTCAATGTCTagggttatttttatgaatgtAGATATGTTTGAGACGTTGAGAGCAGGATGGGTGGTAATGACGGTGTCTGTGTTTGTGGTGTTTGAGGTGGCGGTTTTGGAAGTGGCGGTAGCGGAATTGGTGGAATTGGTCGACATTCTGGTTGTGAGGGAGGGAGGTCGAACAGAATCGGGAATTTAGGGAGGTGAGGATGAGGATGCGATCAACCAGAGGTGGTGATCGGGGAGGCGCTGCGACTGCCGGACAGAATAGGATAGGTtgcggcggcggcggcggccgAGAGGTGGGGAAGAGAATATTTAGGGTTTTAGGtatttggctctgataccatgtaacaaaTTGTATTTCTGCGTAATTCTATTGATTGACAAACTGTCTATTTATACAGAGTACAGTTATAGTTGTATTCAATGACTAGTGTAGAGATTGGCCTAGATATCAGGAACTAACAGAAAGATACAAGGTTATCTATAATATATTCTCTAATACTTTACATAGATAAAGTTCTACTTATTGTTAAAATTGTATAGGATTCTGAGCCTTTGAATGTCAACAGGTATTTTCGGTGTTAAGTGCAGGTTAATGCTATCTTTTGGCTGGTATATGACGAGTTTGCAATGATTGCTGATTGATCTAATTTCATTAATGTCTGTAATTGCAGATGATGGATCCGTTTGGTGTTGGGGTTACAACATCTGTATCCTAGATGCTAGGAGTAACTTCCAGTTTCATATCTACATTTTGTCTTACCTATCCGTGTTAATAAGTTTATATTCTGTGCAACCTTAACCTTTGAATGGATGGCCAACTTGGCATAAATGACGATTTCTCGATGGTGCCTCGCTTGATGGATCATTTTCTTGACTCAAGCTCTCTTGATTCCATAACGAACGAGTCAGAAACAAAGAGAAGAGAACCATTAAAGGTACATAAGTAATTTTGCCTACTTGGTAGCTTTCGTCCattattcttttttcttatttatcttttgCCATAGGTTTGTTCTGTTAAAGCTGGAGGAATGATGTCAATAGCAATTGACAATCTTGGAATCCTATGGATGTGGGGGAATTGCCCCCACAACAGAAATACCACTGAGAGTGTTCCCGTTTCCTCCCTAGAGAGCACATTCACCCCGATTCCTGTCCAGGACTTCTATGGTCGCACTGTTGTTAAGGTGGCATGTGGAAATCAACATGTTGTAGCGTTGGTTAGTGCAGGAGAAACATATAAAGGTGAAGATCTCGTCTGCTACTCATGGGGAGACAATAACCACGGGCAGTTGGGTTTAGGAGATAGAGAGAGCAGAATCCGCCCTGATGTTGTTGAAACATTTAACCATGATTCTCCTTGGGCTGTTTATGATATAGCGTGTGGTGCTTATCATACTGCTTTACTGAGTGTCAAGAAGAGCCCAAATGGAAAAATTGAGTATACATGCTGGACTTTTGGCTTGGGTGATAACGGGCAGCTTGGCCATGGTACCACTCAAAGTGCAGTGAAACCCGAACCTGTAAAAGAGTTGCCGCAGCATGTGTACCTGATATCCACTGACTGTGGTTTATTTCATACCAGTGTTGTTTCATCAACTGGAGATGTATGGTCATGGGGAATGATGAATGGGCTCGGGCTCTGCCCAGATGCTAGTTTTACCGGAACAGATGCAGGGGATGCTATTTCTCCTAGAAAAATCACTCTTGAAAGGCCTAAATTTCATGATCCGGTTCAAATTAGTTGCGGAGCTGCTCATACTGTTCTTGTTGCAAATGGGGGATATAAGCTTTGGTCCTGGGGCAGGGGACAAAGCGGTGTCCTTGGAAACGGGAAGACAATGGATATTTTGGGTCCTAGTCTTTTGCTGTGGCCTCCACTGGAGGATTTCAAGGATCAAGATTCAAATAATGTTACTGAAGATAAACTCGGAAACAACGGATCAGAAGACGTTGGAGAAACAGAAAAGAGATTGGCTTTGGCAATGGAGGAGATGAAGCTACTTCAATCAAAACTTTCTATAGTGGAGCGATATGCTAGCATCCTTCATGGTTCGATTTTTGGTAAACCTTTCGCCGAGGAAGATATACCAATCTCCTTGAGAAATGAAGGTACTTTCGACATTGCAAAAGAATGGGAGGACATGTTAGATTCAGCAGATCGCAGTAAGCTTATTAGGCTGGAACTCTTTTACCGGAACATGCTTGCAGGAGTAAAAGATAAGCAGATGAAAAGAAGAATCCAGGAGATGATCAAGGAGTTTCTCCCACCATCAACTTCAGCAAAAACGGGAGAGAATTCAGTTCAAAACGGACAAGGACGAGTAACGTAAACCGAAGTGGTGAGGTACAACTTATGAATATGTTGCTGTTTCATCCGAGGATCGGGTCCGTCATTGATTGAGAGAGTTTCTTTAGCAATCTAGTTTATGTAACAATGTACCATAGCGAAGTGCAGAATAGACTTGATACATGAAATAAATGTATGCTAAAATTCAGCATAAAATGGTGATTTATGTGTTACTTGTATGAAATGGTGCTTGTTAGGCCTAAGCCTGTGTAATAAGAGATGTATGTTTCTTATACTCCAACAATGACTGTATAATTTGATATGGATTTTATTACATCATTaagcaaatgatattttaaggtatGAATTGTGATGATGATGATTCATCATGCATTGTAAAGCAAAGGTTTCTTCCAAGCTTATTACAGCAACTGGGTATAGGGTTCATTTTCCTTTGATTATTAGTCtataaatacaaattcaattGTTAGTTTACGTTTAAAATTTAGGCATAGGTGACCTAATTGGATTTTAAGCCTTCTTGAATACCTCCTAGATTTCTTTCCAAATTGGCAATAAATTCAAGAAAAGATTAAATaccaaaaaaagaagaagaagaagaaagagatcagttcataattaaaataaatactgATATGCTGATATGCTGGAGAATAAATCAAATTTCTAGCGGGAAAAATAGAAACGGTGCGTTTTACTAAACACCACGGAGGCAAAGGCAGTTGCCCAGCTTCCGCAAGTGGTCACTCTCCAGCTCTCCAGTTTTCTTCTCAAGCCCCTCCAAAACCCTAAACACACGCACTTCCATCTCTTCCACAATTTCTCTCTTCCCGTCGGAATGCCTGGCGTCGTCTATGACTCCGCCGGAGGCTCTGCACTCGTTCCACATTCGCTAGACTCCCAGGCCGCCATAGTGTTCCCGCTTCGCCATGGCCTAAAGCCCCCAATCTCGCGTTTATCTATCTGCTG comes from Euphorbia lathyris chromosome 8, ddEupLath1.1, whole genome shotgun sequence and encodes:
- the LOC136203625 gene encoding ultraviolet-B receptor UVR8 — encoded protein: MDDNRVGALSGSSNLSNKVLTVAIGEAHTLALTGDGCVYTWGRGMFGRLGTGSEADELCPVRVKFDTSEEKKLKFVGIAAGAYHSLALADDGSVWCWGYNIYGQLGINDDFSMVPRLMDHFLDSSSLDSITNESETKRREPLKVCSVKAGGMMSIAIDNLGILWMWGNCPHNRNTTESVPVSSLESTFTPIPVQDFYGRTVVKVACGNQHVVALVSAGETYKGEDLVCYSWGDNNHGQLGLGDRESRIRPDVVETFNHDSPWAVYDIACGAYHTALLSVKKSPNGKIEYTCWTFGLGDNGQLGHGTTQSAVKPEPVKELPQHVYLISTDCGLFHTSVVSSTGDVWSWGMMNGLGLCPDASFTGTDAGDAISPRKITLERPKFHDPVQISCGAAHTVLVANGGYKLWSWGRGQSGVLGNGKTMDILGPSLLLWPPLEDFKDQDSNNVTEDKLGNNGSEDVGETEKRLALAMEEMKLLQSKLSIVERYASILHGSIFGKPFAEEDIPISLRNEGTFDIAKEWEDMLDSADRSKLIRLELFYRNMLAGVKDKQMKRRIQEMIKEFLPPSTSAKTGENSVQNGQGRVT